The window TCGTCCTTGTACCCGTCCTGCGGGACTTCCTCATGACGCCGGCGGCGGAATACCTCGGGTGGATCCCGTTCTTTACGGGACCCGTGTACGGACCCAGCATGCTGGCGGCGGGCGTCCTCCTCTCCATCATGATCATTCCCTTCATCCTGTCCGTGAGCCGGGAAGTCCTGGCGACCGTCCCGCGCCTTCAGAAGGAGGCGGTACTTTCGCTCGGCGGAACCCACTGGGAGATGATCCGGATCGTCATAGGCCAGCACTGCGTCCCGGGGATCTTCGGCGCGACGATCCTGGGGCTGGGCCGGGCGCTGGGAGAAACGATGGCGGTCACCATGGTGATCGGGAACCGCCCCGACATCCTGCTTTCGGTATTCCAGCCGGGATATTCGATGGCGGCGGTGATCGCCAACGAGTTCACCGAGGCGACCGGCGAGATTTACCTGGCGGCGCTGGTGGAAATCGGCCTGGTGCTGTTCCTGCTTACGTTCGTTGTGAACCTCGCGGCGAAGTGGATCCTCAAGACGATGGTTAGCCGCGCGTCACGGGGGATTTGAATCCATGGAAACGATCGCATATCGCCGAAAAGCCGCCGACCGGGCCGCCAAGACGATGTTCGCAGTTTCGGCGCTTCTCGTCGTCCTGCCGCTCTTCCTCATCTTCTTCGACCTCCTCTGGAAAGGCGCAAGGGAACTGAAATGGACGCTATTGACCGATCTCCCGCATCCGGTCGGAGAGCCCGGCGGAGGGATCGCAAACGGAATCCTGGGTACACTGACCATCGCCGGCCTCGCCATGGCAGGCGGCATCCCGGTTGCGGTCATGTGCGGCATCTACCTTGCCGAATACGGACGGGGAAAGTTCGCCTCCGTCGTCCGGTTCGGCGTGGACACCCTGGCCGGGGTCCCCTCCATCATTATGGGGATCTTCGGGTACCTGCTGTGGGTCATCCCCATGAAGCGGTTCTCCGCATGGGCGGGGGCGGCTGCGCTTGCGATGATCTTCATCCCCGTCGTAGTCCGAACGACCGAGGAGATGCTGCGCACGGTCCCGCAGTCGGTAAGGGAGGCGGCGCTGGCGCTGGGGATCGAACGGTGGAAGACGACGCTCTTCATCACGGTGCGGACCGCCACTGCCGGAATCGTCACCGGGATACTGCTGGCGATGGCGAGGATAGTCGGGGAGACCGCCCCTCTCCTGTTCACTGCGCTGGGAAACCAGTTCTGGCAATCGGGGCTGGACCAGCCGATCGCGGCCGTCCCGTTGCAGGTATTCAATTACGCGATCTCGCCGTACGACGACTGGCACGACAAGGCGTGGGCAGGAGCCGTCGTCCTCATAGGAATGGTCCTTCTCATCAGTATAGGAGCGCGCTACTTCACGAGGGTGAAGAAGTAGGAGGAAACGATCGATATGGAAAACGCCCTGCAGGTCAAGGATCTCAACGCCTGGTTCGGCGATAACCAGGTGCTGAAGAATATTTCAATGGATATCCAGCGGAACTCCGTCACCTCGGTGATGGGACCTTCCGGATGCGGAAAGAGCACCTTCATCCGCTGCCTGAACCGTATGCACGACCTCACTCCCGGCTTCCGCGTATCGGGAGAGGTCTTCTTCGACGGGCGGAACATCTAC is drawn from Deltaproteobacteria bacterium and contains these coding sequences:
- the pstC gene encoding phosphate ABC transporter permease subunit PstC produces the protein MVRGASDNPKDLIFEKTTAFFAFGVLFLAVLLLALLVRESLPAIKKFGASFLLTKTWDPVAEDFGALTFIYGTIVSSFIALLIAVPLAVGSAIFINEFAPDWLKTPVAFLAELLAAIPSVIYGLWGIFVLVPVLRDFLMTPAAEYLGWIPFFTGPVYGPSMLAAGVLLSIMIIPFILSVSREVLATVPRLQKEAVLSLGGTHWEMIRIVIGQHCVPGIFGATILGLGRALGETMAVTMVIGNRPDILLSVFQPGYSMAAVIANEFTEATGEIYLAALVEIGLVLFLLTFVVNLAAKWILKTMVSRASRGI
- the pstA gene encoding phosphate ABC transporter permease PstA, whose translation is METIAYRRKAADRAAKTMFAVSALLVVLPLFLIFFDLLWKGARELKWTLLTDLPHPVGEPGGGIANGILGTLTIAGLAMAGGIPVAVMCGIYLAEYGRGKFASVVRFGVDTLAGVPSIIMGIFGYLLWVIPMKRFSAWAGAAALAMIFIPVVVRTTEEMLRTVPQSVREAALALGIERWKTTLFITVRTATAGIVTGILLAMARIVGETAPLLFTALGNQFWQSGLDQPIAAVPLQVFNYAISPYDDWHDKAWAGAVVLIGMVLLISIGARYFTRVKK